Proteins from a single region of Antechinus flavipes isolate AdamAnt ecotype Samford, QLD, Australia chromosome 2, AdamAnt_v2, whole genome shotgun sequence:
- the ZBTB25 gene encoding zinc finger and BTB domain-containing protein 25 isoform X1: MSSFSSLRATMDTASHSLVLLQQLNMQREFGFLCDCTVAIGDVYFKAHRAVLAAFSNYFKMIFIHQTSECIKIQPTDIQPDIFSYLLHIMYTGKGPKQTVDHGRLEEGIRFLHADYLSHIATEMNQVFSPETVQSSNLYGIQISTTQKTTAKEGLEMKENPSNSNGNRSIAQGDHPQLQLSLAIGLDDGTPDQQISHASSQSMEELQKPPVSIKQERCDPESVVSQSHPSPSSEVTGPTFTESGVKIHLCHYCGERFDSRGNLREHLHTHVSGSLPFGVPASILESNDLGEVHPIGESNEALGECHRLNTFLVKENEQQPDHPNRGSMEPLQISQLSLISKDTEPVELNCNFSFSRKRKINCTICGHKFLRKSQLLEHMYTHKDMSTKRKSYTVEYKKAIVEESHGKNLAVFCKEKLLDLRMVRKWRADYNNLNQQVDEGKGKKRKSGSGRQPLYPDLEILIGEWIADRRAKALVVRRADIQAFALSMAPEFEMVSEGFKASQHWLDGFLQRYELSLRRSTTLFKLEDAEVIKRALAFKSFIDRIDISKYQTCNMIAMDETAVFMGQGSQTTVHHRGAKSIYIPTTGYESARVTCVLAIRLDGKKATPLIISKGKKDKIERVSGIYVLETEKAWCTQAVIRKWVDLMLPLVMRGNQRGLIIWDSASTHRAKEMKNFLAERKIDQVMIPAGMTAYLHTLDIAINKPFKDHLRMEVNDYIENRMERNQHGNFVKPCLQEVVTWVKKSWDKITDSCVAKALRAGYLDKTCSFKESYIAGHDRLGPLLLKEIEAQDIQDRIQGMDTYDDVVEEDDMIIIE; this comes from the exons ATGTCATCCTTTTCGTCTCTCAGAGCCACCATGGATACTGCTAGCCATAGCCTTGTCCTTCTGCAGCAGTTGAATATGCAGCGGGAGTTTGGTTTTCTCTGTGATTGCACTGTTGCCATTGGAGATGTTTACTTCAAAGCTCATCGGGCCGTGCTTGCtgctttttctaattatttcaaaaTGATATTTATTCATCAAACTAG tgaaTGCATAAAAATACAGCCGACTGATATCCAACCTGATATATTCAGTTATTTGTTGCACATTATGTATACTGGGAAAGGGCCAAAGCAAACTGTGGATCATGGCCGTTTGGAAGAAGGAATTCGATTTCTTCATGCAGATTATCTTTCTCACATTGCCACAGAAATGAACCAAGTCTTTTCTCCAGAGACTGTCCAGTCTTCAAATCTGTATGGGATTCAGATCTCAACCACACAAAAAACCACAGCCAAGGAAGGCCTGGAGATGAAAGAGAACCCTTCTAATAGCAACGGAAACAGAAGTATTGCCCAAGGTGACCACCCCCAGTTACAGCTCTCCCTTGCTATTGGGCTGGATGATGGCACTCCAGACCAGCAGATATCCCATGCTTCTTCTCAGTCGATGGAGGAGCTTCAGAAGCCTCCAGTATCTATCAAACAAGAAAGGTGTGACCCTGAATCCGTTGTGTCTCAGAGCCACCCCTCTCCTTCTTCAGAGGTGACAGGCCCAACTTTCACTGAGAGTGGTGTCAAAATACACTTGTGCCATTACTGTGGGGAACGCTTTGACTCGCGGGGTAACTTGCGAGAACATCTCCACACTCATGTGTCTGGGTCCCTTCCGTTCGGAGTTCCAGCTTCCATCTTGGAGAGTAATGACCTTGGGGAAGTCCATCCAATCGGTGAAAGCAACGAGGCTCTTGGCGAGTGCCACCGGCTCAATACCTTTCTTGTCAAAGAAAATGAGCAGCAGCCTGACCACCCAAATCGTGGCAGCATGGAACCGTTGCAGATCAGTCAGCTGTCTCTGATCTCCAAAGATACAGAACCAGTGGAGTTAAACTgtaacttttctttctccagaaaaagaaaaatcaactgtACTATCTGTGGTCATAAGTTTCTCCGGAAGAGCCAATTGCTGgaacacatgtatacacataaag acatgagtacaaaaaggaagagctatactgttgagtacaagaaagcaattgtagaggagtcacatggcaagaatcttgcagttttctgtaaagaaaaacttttggatcttcgaatggtcagaaaatggagagcagattataataacctcaatcaacaggtggatgagggaaaagggaaaaagcgcAAGTCTGGATCAGGTAGGCaacccttatatcctgacttggagatcctcattggtgaatggattgctgacaggagagcaaaggccttggttgtgcgcagggctgatattcaagcatttgccctttcaatggcaccagagtttgaaatggtctcagaaggattcaaagcatcacaacaTTGGTTGGACGGTTTCCTTCAACGgtatgaactgtccctaagaagatcaacaacactgtttaagctggaagatgctgaagttattaaacgtgcacttgcattcaagtcctttattgataggatcgacatttccaagtaccaaacctgcaatatgattgctatggatgaaactgcagtgtttatgggacaaggatctcaaacaacagttcatcacaggggtgcaaagtcaatctacattcccaccactggctatgaaagtgcacgggtcacctgtgttttggcaattcgtttggatggaaagaaagccacacctctaatcatcagtaagggcaagaaagataagattgaacgtgtatcaggcatttacgttcttgaaaccgaaaaagcctggtgtacacaagctgttataagaaagtgggttgatttaatgctgccacttgttatgcgaggtaaccaaagaggtctgataatctgggattcagccagcactcaccgcgctaaagaaatgaagaacttccttgcagagagaaaaatagatcaagtaatgattcctgcaggaatgactgcctatctccacacccttgatattgcaataaacaagccattcaaggaccatttgcgcatggaagtcaatgactacattgaaaatagaatggaaagaaatcagcatggaaactttgtgaagccctgtctgcaagaagtcgtgacttgggtgaagaagtcatgggataaaattactgacagttgtgtcgccaaggcactacgagcaggttacctggacaagacatgttcatttaaagagagctatattgctggacatgacagattgggtccacttcttctgaaggaaatagaggcgcaagacatccaggacagaattcagggtatggacacttatgacgatgttgttgaagaagatgacatgatcattattgaataa
- the ZBTB25 gene encoding zinc finger and BTB domain-containing protein 25 isoform X2, translating to MSSFSSLRATMDTASHSLVLLQQLNMQREFGFLCDCTVAIGDVYFKAHRAVLAAFSNYFKMIFIHQTSECIKIQPTDIQPDIFSYLLHIMYTGKGPKQTVDHGRLEEGIRFLHADYLSHIATEMNQVFSPETVQSSNLYGIQISTTQKTTAKEGLEMKENPSNSNGNRSIAQGDHPQLQLSLAIGLDDGTPDQQISHASSQSMEELQKPPVSIKQERCDPESVVSQSHPSPSSEVTGPTFTESGVKIHLCHYCGERFDSRGNLREHLHTHVSGSLPFGVPASILESNDLGEVHPIGESNEALGECHRLNTFLVKENEQQPDHPNRGSMEPLQISQLSLISKDTEPVELNCNFSFSRKRKINCTICGHKFLRKSQLLEHMYTHKGSGKALLTPFYRKKPKT from the exons ATGTCATCCTTTTCGTCTCTCAGAGCCACCATGGATACTGCTAGCCATAGCCTTGTCCTTCTGCAGCAGTTGAATATGCAGCGGGAGTTTGGTTTTCTCTGTGATTGCACTGTTGCCATTGGAGATGTTTACTTCAAAGCTCATCGGGCCGTGCTTGCtgctttttctaattatttcaaaaTGATATTTATTCATCAAACTAG tgaaTGCATAAAAATACAGCCGACTGATATCCAACCTGATATATTCAGTTATTTGTTGCACATTATGTATACTGGGAAAGGGCCAAAGCAAACTGTGGATCATGGCCGTTTGGAAGAAGGAATTCGATTTCTTCATGCAGATTATCTTTCTCACATTGCCACAGAAATGAACCAAGTCTTTTCTCCAGAGACTGTCCAGTCTTCAAATCTGTATGGGATTCAGATCTCAACCACACAAAAAACCACAGCCAAGGAAGGCCTGGAGATGAAAGAGAACCCTTCTAATAGCAACGGAAACAGAAGTATTGCCCAAGGTGACCACCCCCAGTTACAGCTCTCCCTTGCTATTGGGCTGGATGATGGCACTCCAGACCAGCAGATATCCCATGCTTCTTCTCAGTCGATGGAGGAGCTTCAGAAGCCTCCAGTATCTATCAAACAAGAAAGGTGTGACCCTGAATCCGTTGTGTCTCAGAGCCACCCCTCTCCTTCTTCAGAGGTGACAGGCCCAACTTTCACTGAGAGTGGTGTCAAAATACACTTGTGCCATTACTGTGGGGAACGCTTTGACTCGCGGGGTAACTTGCGAGAACATCTCCACACTCATGTGTCTGGGTCCCTTCCGTTCGGAGTTCCAGCTTCCATCTTGGAGAGTAATGACCTTGGGGAAGTCCATCCAATCGGTGAAAGCAACGAGGCTCTTGGCGAGTGCCACCGGCTCAATACCTTTCTTGTCAAAGAAAATGAGCAGCAGCCTGACCACCCAAATCGTGGCAGCATGGAACCGTTGCAGATCAGTCAGCTGTCTCTGATCTCCAAAGATACAGAACCAGTGGAGTTAAACTgtaacttttctttctccagaaaaagaaaaatcaactgtACTATCTGTGGTCATAAGTTTCTCCGGAAGAGCCAATTGCTGgaacacatgtatacacataaag GAAGTGGAAAAGCACTACTAacaccattttacagaaaaaaacccaaaacctga